The Theobroma cacao cultivar B97-61/B2 chromosome 2, Criollo_cocoa_genome_V2, whole genome shotgun sequence genome includes the window AGTTTCTCCAATTTTGTCATTGGGATCATGAATTTCAGTAACTTATAGCTAATGTTGCTCAAGCCACAATGCTCTTTCCTCCCGGTTGTGACCTCTATCGGTAGCATATCCTTCAATCTCACGTTATTAGTATGTGCTATGGAATTATGAGCCTGATCACGTGCAATAGCATTAGTCATATCTCGTACTTGATGACATAAACTTAAAAGTCCAAAAATTCCTGATAAGTTTAATGAAACATTGCAGATCACTTAACCATCCTCGGATTTCTCTTGAAAGTGATACAATCCTACTTTGGTTTAACTTCCACGTAAGTTCTGGCAAACAAATTTCGTTCTTTTATCCTAACAGTATAATATAGAAATTTTGAGTCGTTTTCACAAAGTGTTGGCGATGTTTTAAGTTGTCAAGCCAACAGTTATTTCAATCAATATCAGCAAAGATCCCATTCCCGTGGGTTTCTTGGCAATGTAAGGTAGTGGATTGATTCCAATTTCGATGGATAACGAGAACTTAACAGGGAAAATAGTAGGAAGCGATTACCCTTGCCAGACTTAGATGTCAAACCAGATTCAAGTTAGGTCAATGCACAATCGACTGTTTATGAGAAGCCCGCAGTTGAAAATTATCctaataattgataaaatttgtttgttCATAGATGATGTTCATGAtgttatcataaatttcacgtcaattgattttaaattaaaaattcatcttaaatttaataagataaaagaaTACTCATTTACATtcaaaaagttttctttttattattgttcCTGATTGACTTGGCATACTTTTAAAGAATCTTGTGTGAAAATAGTAGATATAGGTGAGTTGGCCGCTTGGCCTAAACATTCTGTTGCTTGCCCAAACTAGTGTTATAATAGGCTTGTTGCGTGTGGAATAATACAAATAATGATTCAAGCATAAtcttcaaataatcaaaagttttatttccttgtatttttaatgattaataGATCTAATAATTccccttatatatatataaaaagtaatttcatGCTGTTGGTTTTACGTTAGCAAAAAGCTCAATCATATGAAGATAGGAGTTTGCCAGGCTTGGATGGTCAATAGCTCGCCCATCACTCTTAACACTATGAGAATAATGGAATCCTTAGTAGTGGGTTTGtagatatttgattttgattaatacatattttatttttttttttaaaaatttatagtaTAATATTGTATAGGGAATAATGTGAACAATCATTACAAgtgaaatattattttatgcaaaacaattaaaacaaGCGAACTACAAGTGCTGCTTCGTATAGAATAACTAGAATAAGTGAAGCATTACTTCACGCAAAACAATTAGAATAAGTGAAACACTATTTCAcatgaaataattaataaaagtaGAATAACTATTTCGCATAAAATAACCACTTCACATGAATGACAATGAAAGCAACCTGAAATAAGTAGTAAGATTCATAGGCTACTTTCACCTTCAGATATTTCGAAGGGTTTAGTTTGATGGTTCAAATATAGAGATAGTTAAGAAGtcttctttttaatattttcctgAAATACAAATATTTCACCCTCTTATCTTGTTCTCGTATACTAATTCACAtacactttcttttcttatacCTATTTACATACAGCTTCTTTTATTGTACTTGATCACGTATAGTTTCTTCTCTTATACCTTTTCACGTATACATTTTTTCTGATACCTTCTGCTCAAGAATAAGTCTTATTACACCTAATTACTTTAATGATCGTATAATGGATTTTTAATCGTTGCTTGACATTAACTATTAATAATAGTTACCTAACATTAAAGTTCTTcttaataaaatcatttattacgtgcattaaaatcttttcttgTAACTGTTATTTTTGacattatatataaaacctTTACAATTCATTAGGAGGCTTCTCTTTCCTCTAGAGCTAACACATTCTTTTCAAGAACTTTTTTTCCTAAATTATATTTCTAATTCTCTTGTACTCcttaattctctttttattctctttcacTTATTAcgacatttaatattttataaattattctgaTCTTTTTCTCTATCGTCTCTTACTAATcgtttatttatttgtaacgttttttctctttatcacAATAATCCTTTTTACAAGGTCCACATTAGCACAATCTTCATCGCAACCGACCAACGGCCGCGCTCACCAATAGGAGAGAAGTGATCCTCTGTATATCTGTGGGCAGAAGCACAATCTCCATTCTGATTCAAACTCTGAAAAGCTAGTAGTATTTCAATTTCATAGACTAACTTGTGGCCCCAAATTAGAAAATTGCATGTAAGTTTGAAAGCTTAGTTAAAGTTGTGGGCTATGGAGTAAGGACGAAGGAGCAATGGCTTGCTTTCCTTTTCATAAGGAGCCAATAGGTCCATTTTTTGTGCTCATCTTTTGTGATGATGGGTGATTGAGATCCATCAAATCTTACTGGAGTCTACTCTGCACAACAGTTTCAGGCTGTTaaaagaagaatttggaaTTTGACTGTAAAAAAGCCAAAGATCCAGGAGGGGTGAACAGCTGGAAGAGCAGACATTGTTTTCTGTGGGGTCTTTAAGCTTTTTTCACTAGTGAAATGGTTCCACCATCTGAATCTGCCTAAAGACTCTGTTGGTACAATTATTTGGGTCGTTTCTTTTTCAACTCAGAATGTGGgtttttaaccaaaaacatTAGTGTGGTTACTGTTGCATATTCCCTTTGACAGTTGCTGGTGAatagaggttttttttttttaataattgagaaaaaaagaatttaaattttgctctttaagtaaaaaataatatattaattaataagtcaaatgttgGTGAATCGagattaatttcattttttgaaGGATTTTGGATCTTGATAACATTCTCATAACCAAAAGatctcttctttccttttcgcCTTCAGAAATTCTTCCTTGAATATGATTACGGGCATCATCATTGTAAAGCAACGGAGCGGTCGTGATTGAAAGCATCATTTCTTAGTTTTTGGCTATAACTAGTGTCGGCAAAACGAACATGTCTGTAAGTCTACACACACCTGCAAACACCACACTCATGAACAAACTGCTTTTATCAATAACCGGAGAAGTTAAAGGTAATCTCGACACTTGACAGATATTGAAGATTTCTGATTGTGTTAATTAAAACCTTGTTATTTATACCTTTTGTTGGAAGTTCATATGGTCAGGAATGAGCTAGGCTAAAGTGCCAATATTCAAGCAACTCTAAGAGAAGTTAGAAATTTTACTGGTCATAAAATTTGTggaatttatttgtttggaaTCAAATGAAgccattcattttcatgatgtTTTCAGTATTTAGCTTCTCCTAATTGCACACGCCACGGCGTGATCATGGCCAAAAAAGGCAGAGACCTGGTAAATCTTGCGGCAGAGACTGATAGTTGTCACCTGTGGGATACCGGGGCACGGAATTTGTGcgtaataatttgattttgagccCAACAAAGTCTCATTTTGACTTGTTCATTCTGTCATTGTTGCAGACCAAACTTCTACTTTTGccttcaaaaatctcaaaatctcaCCCCCTGATGAACCTGCCTTCTTGGTTTCCTGGCATTGAACCTAAGCGGCGGCATCTCAACAAATTCAAATTGACACATGATTTTGAACAGGGGATTGTCACACGGCAAAGCCTCCTAGTCAAACAAGCCCACCAGTAATATTAAATgacaatttcatcttaaatacTACTATAAATAGGACTTCACAGTCCTACTCTTCTATGCAATCAGTCTTCGTTGAAACTAATATATATCAAAGAACATTAACTGGTGAGCAGATTAAACATGGGCAAAAGATTCttcattctcttttttcttcttctttctctcttgttGAGTTCTATGCTGTCTGCAACGGAGGCGAGGGCATTGAGAGGGTTGTCTCTTCGTGCTGTGAAGGTTTCGGGGCCAAGCCCGGGTGTCGGACACAGATACAAAAATCTTCAAACTATTGGACTTGAGAACTCTGGTCCTGGCCCTGGTGAGGGACATAAGTAAATCAGTGGCGATAACAAGTGAATGCAATAttgtttcatttctttttctcctcctCCATTTTTTTCCCCTCCTCTTTCTTAGGTTGTTTAGTCATAAGTACGTgcatatatttgatgaaattttggTGCACGACGTCTAATGATAGTAATTACGTATTTGAGGAATTAAGGAAAGCAGATTGTCTTAGTTAATTACATTGCATTTTTCTTCATGAAAAGGCCAAAGTTGTTGGCACTAAGTGCTCTTCAATGGTGATGATtgtgctatatatatatatttatgccCTTGTGGCGAAGCCTCTTGTAATATCCATGTGTCTTAATGTATCATTGAACATGTTTACCtcctttaattctttttcccATAACTAATTCTTGCAACGATTAGTCATCCTGTTTTACAGTAGCTTACCATATGCAGCTGAACAAATCATGGTGCTACATAATGATCTgtctaatattttaaatatctgGTGCCAGCAACTTAGCACACACTGCACTGAGCTTACAAAATGCATATCCTAGGAGCCAGGACCCGGGTCCCCAGTTAGCACCAGATGCGGCCCTAGTTATAATTTGAGCCCGTTAATTAAGCTGATGTGGGCCAAGATTTCAGTCTGGGAACATTTTGGGCATGGCCCATGGTGCAAGCCGATGGGTGATTTAAATGGACTAATGTCTCTTAACTTCAATGGCTTCTTTTATCTtggattaattaatttatatccccttatatctcattaaaaattcTGGGCCCAAATTTGGTTTTTTCGAAACGAATCTACAAGTACAACATCCAGACATGGTTCCTGCATTGTCATGCATATCATGTACAACATAAGTGCAATATCCAATTAGAAACTGTTTGCTCCCCTCTCCTAATTTTATAAGAGAGGTCGATGCTGCCATTGGCTGCGGACAGGAAGCTTTGGCAGCAGTTGacttgactttttcttctcttttcttaatttcatgtttaattgatttatttttaattaagcgCCTCCGAGCTTAAGAGCTCAATAAGGGTTCATTTAGTCAATGTCTTTGGTTTCCAAAGTTCAAAAATTGTCTATCAACTTATaagatcaaataaaaaattaaaaaggagcccgaacaaaaaaaaaatgtctaCAATATGTACATGTATGCGCCAACATATAGGTTATACAGGTAAGCCAAGTGCTACAATTTCGAGCTTTGCGATTTATTGCAACTGCCTTTGTTTCGACAACCAACAGCTTGTATCCCATTCTTAGATTCTACAAGTTCAACCACTCCTTGCCTTGGAGGCTAGAGCCTTATCTTTCTCTCTCGCTTTCGCCTGATTGGAGTGTGTATCTATCCATCCATGGCGTTGAAGGAAGGTAGCAAACAAGAAACCCATGTACTCATGGTGACATTATCATCGCAGGGTCACATTAACCCCATGCTCAGGCTAGGCAAACGCCTGGTTGAAAAAGGCCTTCATGTCACGCTTGCCACGACCGAGTTCGGTGGCCAGCGAATGCTTAAAGCCTCCGCTATCAGCAGCACCACCGGCGCCAACTTCATCTCCGGAATTCGACTTCTCTTTTTCCCCGACGGATTTAGCCTAGACTATGATCGCTCCAACAATTTAGACCACTACATGGAATACCTAGCAAAAATTGGACCAGTTAACCTCTCGAACCTTATTAAAGAATATTACCACGACGCCGACAAGAAACTCTCTTGCATCATTAGCAATCCGTTTGTTTCATGGGTAGTCGACGCAGCCTTGGCAAATAGAGTCCCTTGTGCCTTGCTTTGGATCCAACCTTGTTCACTCTATGCTATTTACTACCGCTTTTACAACAAGCTAAATCCATTTCCTACCTTAACAAACCCTGACATGCGTATCGAATTGCCAGGTTTGCCTTTGTTGCACAGCCACGACTTGCCTTCGTTTGTTCTGCCAACAAACCCCTTTCGTAGTTTCCCTCGGTTATTGTCTGACATGTTTCAAAACATGAAGAGGCATAAATGGGTGTTGGCCAATTCATTCTTCGAGCTAGAAAAAGAAGTCATTGATTCTATGGCTGAGCTTTGTCCAATACAACCAGTTGGTCCACTGGTGCCTCCTTCGCTGCTTGGTGAAGACCAGAGTCTTGATGCTGGTATCGAGATGTGGAAACCAGACAAAACCTCCTTAGAGTGGCTAAACAATCAACCACCTGCTTCAGTTATATACGTATCATTTGGTAGCATAATAGTCTTGCCAGTCAAACTAATGGAAGTAATAGCAACTGCGCTCAAGAACACCAACCATCCATTTTTGTGGGTGGTGAAGCGACCAGAATTCCCATCAGCTGATGGAGCAGGCGAGCTACCCCTAGGGTTCGAAGaagaaaccaaaaatcaaGGGCTTATCGTCCCATGGAGTCCACAAACAAAAGTTTTAGCCCACCCATCAATCGCATGTTTTATGACACACTGCGGATGGAATTCCATGTTAGAAACGTTGGCAGCAGGTGTGCCAGTGATTGCATATCCGCAGTGGACTGACCAGCCGACAAATGCCAAGCTTATTGTCGATGGTCTCAAGGTTGGTCTTAGACTCCAACCTGGCGCTGATGGACTTATCGGCAATCAAGACGTGGAGAACTGTATAAAACAAATTCTTAGAGGACCAAAATCTGAAGAGTTGCAGAAAAATGCTGCAGTATTGAAGCAGGCAGCCCGTGAGGCAGTGGCCAGCGGGGGCTCCTCAGATCGGAATATACAGTTGCTTGTGAATGAGATTGTTGGGAGTTCTTGAACTAGGTTGGTCCCTCGGAGATGATTATAATGTTCCATGAAGAAGAGAGGAGCGTGCTGTTTCAATTTGATTGTTCTGCTTCGATATTGTAATGttgcattaattaattattgtacAACACAAGATAATGACATTGTGTCATTGTGTATATTAATTGTATGGCGTTAGACTTATATTATTTAAGAGTATGTTGCCAATTTTATTATCTCGAGATACAAACATGTTAGCTGGCTTGTATTTGTTGTGACTTGTGGAGTTTAAAAGAGGAGAATCAATTCCCTCTGCATTAATAGgtagaaaaaattaattcttctatattaataatatatttatactcatatttttttatgaatttagtAGAGTATGTATTGGTGCAAATAAGGTTTAAATGGAATTCAAGAATTGGTACAATTGATTTTAAGACGAAGTTTTTAATAGacactatttttaaaatttatttcgTCTTCACTACTCGAtttgcaaagaaaaataatgcaaATAGTTTTAAGAATATAATAAAGCCAGCatctaattttgtttttgtttgcaAAGTTATTCGACTTTGGAGATTACTTTTTACAAGAAGTagattataagaaatttagattttttttataaatgatgGAAACTCAAGTGTTTATGTTTATAACACTtctattgttttttatttttttgctcatatcttatttgtttttggtgTATCAACATGGTTGGCAGTaagttttttatatatatttataagtgCGTATTCTCAAAGACACAACCATTTCATCAACGTATCTCTTTATCTTAAAAATACCTTTGCAGCAAGACATAATCATTGGATAAAGGTCAAGGGTGGAGCAAGGCAACTTTTGTTGGGTAGCTAAAGACAAAGAGAAATAAgggttaaaaatttttaaaattaatatattgaacttaatcaaaaataaaaaagaatttataataaataataattttatataatatgtaaatcaaaaggaataagaaaaaatataatagtcTTTTAGAAAAGTTGTGCTTGAtgtttaaagaataaaatgtattttagtAGTGAGTTacaaaaagagaataaaataaaaataaaaagacaataCTTGTTGGCTCCAGCTTCATAACATGTGCAACCCATCAAGACTCGTATTTATGCACTATGCTAatggtttgaaaatttgaTAGAGATTCTCTGTGCTAGTCGATAAATCAAGATCAGAGAaatgaattgattttctttttaatattgatGTATAATTAGAGTGAGGCTTGCCCAAATAAGAACAATACCTAATGCTTGTTGAGATTTTTTGTAAACCAAAGAGCTTCATAAAGAGATTGTGTAGGAGCCATGTGTTTCAAAAGGAAATGGCTTTGAATTTTGGTTGTTCTTGTTGATAGACTACTAAGTTTTAGgtgtattttgttttgttatatgCAGCTTATCTCATATTAAGGACatgttttatatatttttgctGTAATACTATCAAAATGAGATAGCTTTTGTACACATCCATTAAGTAATGAAATTTCATtgaatacttaaaaaaaacaaaaaagaagagaaagagaaaagaagaaagagaaagagataagaagaaagagaaagagatgtagagaaacttaaaaattaagataaagttGAGTAAGACTTAcgatatcattttattattatttatttatatttaattattaaataaaaaattattttaaaggagCAAGNTCACAACCCTAATAAATATACTATCTTTCACTcttgattaaatatatatatatataatatattactatattatatatatgaaattaataaataaaatatttaaaaattttgggagCCCATGACCCCCATCACTTAACTACTCTCTTGATAAAGTTATTGTTTTAATAATTACTTTATAAAAAGACAATAATTCATTCTATAAGATATAATCTTTAAActataatatgaaaaaataattttttatatttaaatttttgaggTGTAGTGTTTTTTAATTGTCTAATTTAAGTTACAATATGACAAAATAACTTTTGATATCTAAACTTTTGAAGTGTAGTATTTTTCAATTGTCTTATAACTTTTGCATTTAGAAGTGTTTTTCTAACATGTCATTTTacagaaaaatataattattcatATGAAAAATCTATTTACAATTCAATAATCGTACTATCTCATGCTAcgttatataaatttttattttaaaaatacatcAATGATATGTTTGATAAGTCAATAAgttaatttttacatttacaaaaacttttttttagcataataaaaaaaaccctttgtgggaaatcaaaattatttgattggTCTTTgtagtttgaaaatttttactttGACGGAGATACAGGTTATCCGGAAAGAGACAGATGATGCGTGAAAAAAATGAGACAGACGGAATGGGCCACAAAATAAAGATCATCAAGCAAGCGCCAGAAGGACTGGAAAGCAAATAGGAAAATGAAATCCAAATCATTACAATAACACCCAAATTCTTTGATTGGCAGAGAGACGAGTGTTCTGTTTTGATTGGCCTTTCAATTCTGAACAGAAGAGATGTAATTGGTGGCTTGTAACCATATGCAATTAATGGGCCGCCCTAATAGTGTTGATTGTTGGCACGTTGTTGCCTGGCCATGCTTTCTATTAATGTGACGTAGATACGAAGATGTTGAGacattttgtatatatatatatatatatatatatatttactaaaCCGTTTATgtgtttaaaatattttctaaaccGTTCAGCGATACTCAGATTCCAGcagtagaaaataaaaacgaTCGCTGTCGACCTGCCCCACAGCCACAAGAGATGAAATTTGATCAGTTATGAAAGCTTGAAAGTATGAAAATGTGTTGTTTCTGTGAAGAATTTCGCCAACACTATTGACTATTTATATACGCTTGGCTAACTGTTGAATTGGTATCTATATGTTTACCTTGACGTTAATTGCTTGCAAAGAGAAAGAcacaaatatatatgtatccAGGATGGACCGCAGAATGCAAAAGAATCCACAACATCAACCATCTACACCACagaaattgataaatatttttgtttgctGCCCATTGATTGCTCAccgctctctctctctctctctctcttttttcattataacaaatttgacttaaaataacataatttttaaatatactattaaaaatatttttaataatactttttttatactttttaaatttaattttactatataaatttttagatgtattatgaataaaatgtaatgATATAAATTACAAACACCAGTAAagattgtatttttttatattactattaaatataaaaaaaagtgaaattaaaaatttaaataattacacagtttaaaattttattattaaaaaatataccgcttaaaaaaatatgagtaaaactcaaatttttttaatgattctTACTGTCTTTCTTTTGAGAATTGATTGTGTAGGACTCTTGTTAATAAATGAAGTTGGAAACTCCAAATTTCCTTTTTGCAGTCAAAACCGACAAGCATGCGTTCATTTAATACGTAAGCAAGCTTTTGGACCATATATTGTGTCGATTATGCCGGCCTGTGGGGATTTGGTTTTTGTGGCCTATCTTATTGGCTACTAGAGGTCCTTGTTACTGGGaaaagttatttttcttttattgtgatTAACATTGTTCCATGTAAATCATGGAAGGAAGGAAGAATACAAAGGATATACGCCAGTGGTCCTAATTTCCTTATTAATATTGTTTctcctaatttttttaatgcttACACGAAATGGACCTTTGAATCTGACTGCAATCGATCTGTTTCGTTCTCAGTTGCTTTCTCGAGTGTGGGAGTCTCAAGTCATTGCGTTCGTCATGAGCCAATATACCTAAAATGGATAGCGGATGGCGTTCCTCGTAAAAAAAACAGAAGGGCTTCCCATTGTTAATTGTTAACCGAATATCTGTAAAATATGACAGTTTTAATGGCTAAATTGCAATTAATTGCATGAGCCtgataattttattacatCGAATGTGACACAACCATTCTCGTCAGTTAATGATCTTGGAATTCAAGCTCAATTTCTTTATCTCAGTATTTGATTTCTGTACGACTCTAAACCAAATTGTCAGTTTTTGACTGAGCAAGTTGTGCTAACCAACACTTAAATATTTCCCCGTTTGCATAAACATGATACATGTACTGCCACTTTTTTCTCCTTGGTACTCAACTCGGGTACTGTCTCTCTTTACTTCGAGTTAATCTTACTCCTCTACCTTCTTCTCCTGTAAGCAAAACCCACTAGAGAGACAATGAGATCTGAGCCTCTTGTTCATgtctttcttgtttcttttccaGGCCAAGGCCATGTCAATCCTCTTCTTAGACTTGGCAAGCGCCTTGCTTCAAAGGGCTTGCTTGTCACGTTCTCTACACCCGAAAGCTTTGGAAAACAGATGACGAAAGCCAACAACATGATCACGGACGAGCCAACCCCAGTTGGTGATGGCTTTATCCGGTTTGAATTCTTCAAGGATGGCTGGGACGAGGATGATCCAAGACGCGCAGACCTTGACCAATACATGACTCAACTGGAGCTAGTGGCCAGAGATGAGATTCCTCGCATGATCAAGAAATACGCAGAGCAAAACCGCCCTGTGTCTTGCTTCATCAACAACCCCTTCATTCCTTGGGCATCTGATGTTGCTGAAAGCCTCGGCATTCCTTCTGCAATGCTTTGGGTGCAATCTTGTGCGTGTTTTGCGGCATACTACCATTACCATCATGGGTTAGTGCCGTTTCCTAGTGAAAGTGATCCTGAAATTGACGTTCAGTTGCCCGCCATGCCACTTCTCAAGTACGATGAAGTTCCTAGTTTCTTGCATCCTTCAACTCCTTACCCTTTCTTGAGGAGGGCCATTCTTGGTCAGTTTAAGAACCTTAATAAGCCTTTTTGTGTAATGATGGACACTTTCCAGGAACTCGAGCCTGAAATCATTGAATACATGTCTAAGTTTTGCCCTATACAGCCTGTTGGTCCGCTGTTCAAGAACCATAAAGTATCAAACAGCACAGTTCGCTGTGACATCATGAAAGCCGATGACTGCATCGAGTGGCTGGACTCAAAACGAGCCTTATCAGTGATATACATCTCGTTTGGCTCTATTGCTTACTTGAAACAGGAACAAGTGGATGAAATAGCTCATGCGCTGTTAAACACTGGTCTCTCATTCTTGTGGGTCATGAAACCGCCGGCTAAAAGCCTTGGCCTTCCAACCCACACTTTGCCTGAAGGCTTCTTGGAGAAAGTAGGTGATAAGGGCAAGATTGTGCAATGGAGTCCACAAGAGAAGGTGCTAACTCACCCCTCGGTTTCCTGCTTTGTGTCGCATTGCGGCTGGAACTCAACGATGGAGGCACTCTCATCTGGTATGCCGATTATTGCGTTTCCTCAATGGGGCGATCAGGTGACCGATGCTGTTTACTTGGTTGATGTGTTCAAGACTGGTGTGAGAATGTGCCGTGGAGAGGCAGCAAACAGGATAATTCCAAGGGAAGAGGTGGAGAAATGCTTGCTGGAAGTGACGCAGGGGACAAAGGCAGCAGAGATGAAGGAGAACGCCTTGAAGTGGAAGGCAGCAGCGGAGGCAGCGGTGGCGGATGGCGGTTCCTCTGATAGGAACATACAAGCCTTCATTGATGAGGTGAAACGGAGAAGCACGACAATTCACACCGACACTGAAGCAGCTGCTAAGAACTTTGTCAATGGGTCTACTTCAAGAGAACGGACAGCGAAGCCAAGCAATGGGAAG containing:
- the LOC18608013 gene encoding UDP-glycosyltransferase 84B1 codes for the protein MALKEGSKQETHVLMVTLSSQGHINPMLRLGKRLVEKGLHVTLATTEFGGQRMLKASAISSTTGANFISGIRLLFFPDGFSLDYDRSNNLDHYMEYLAKIGPVNLSNLIKEYYHDADKKLSCIISNPFVSWVVDAALANRVPCALLWIQPCSLYAIYYRFYNKLNPFPTLTNPDMRIELPGLPLLHSHDLPSFVLPTNPFRSFPRLLSDMFQNMKRHKWVLANSFFELEKEVIDSMAELCPIQPVGPLVPPSLLGEDQSLDAGIEMWKPDKTSLEWLNNQPPASVIYVSFGSIIVLPVKLMEVIATALKNTNHPFLWVVKRPEFPSADGAGELPLGFEEETKNQGLIVPWSPQTKVLAHPSIACFMTHCGWNSMLETLAAGVPVIAYPQWTDQPTNAKLIVDGLKVGLRLQPGADGLIGNQDVENCIKQILRGPKSEELQKNAAVLKQAAREAVASGGSSDRNIQLLVNEIVGSS
- the LOC18608014 gene encoding limonoid UDP-glucosyltransferase, with the protein product MRSEPLVHVFLVSFPGQGHVNPLLRLGKRLASKGLLVTFSTPESFGKQMTKANNMITDEPTPVGDGFIRFEFFKDGWDEDDPRRADLDQYMTQLELVARDEIPRMIKKYAEQNRPVSCFINNPFIPWASDVAESLGIPSAMLWVQSCACFAAYYHYHHGLVPFPSESDPEIDVQLPAMPLLKYDEVPSFLHPSTPYPFLRRAILGQFKNLNKPFCVMMDTFQELEPEIIEYMSKFCPIQPVGPLFKNHKVSNSTVRCDIMKADDCIEWLDSKRALSVIYISFGSIAYLKQEQVDEIAHALLNTGLSFLWVMKPPAKSLGLPTHTLPEGFLEKVGDKGKIVQWSPQEKVLTHPSVSCFVSHCGWNSTMEALSSGMPIIAFPQWGDQVTDAVYLVDVFKTGVRMCRGEAANRIIPREEVEKCLLEVTQGTKAAEMKENALKWKAAAEAAVADGGSSDRNIQAFIDEVKRRSTTIHTDTEAAAKNFVNGSTSRERTAKPSNGKLGLVEL